From the Psilocybe cubensis strain MGC-MH-2018 chromosome 6, whole genome shotgun sequence genome, the window TTTGAGTTAAAGCACAAAAAGGTGATACTATTGATGAAGACCTCACCTTTGCAGCACCACCTCCTCGAATCCTAGTGGTACCGGACCCAACAGATTCTCTCGTTGATTGATTATGATGCTTTGTGGGGCCGGTAGGATTACTGATAATTTCTGGGTCACATCAGATACAGCGAGGTTATCTTGATGAATAAGACGCACGCATCTCAACTGAAGGTCTAAGTTGTTCGGAGCGCTTTTTTGATGCTTCCATCGATGTCACAAATGCAAAAGGGTATGGGGAAAAGATGGCTATGTGGAATGCGAGAAAATTATGCACATTCTTATACTACAAGTGATATCAGCAAACAACACATTTGCATTCCTTAAGTGACACCAACAACTAACCTGACCCCAACTATTTGGCCCAACCTCATCGTTTCTTTTTACAGTGGTCTGCGTTAGCCAGTGCATGTCTAGTGACCGAATAGAGAAAAAGACTAAGCAAGTGGTTGATCGACGTGGACTGTGTCTCAGACTCCTCAGCGTATAGCTAGCCAGCGACTTTGGATATTAAAATCCGAATGTTATGGTGTGCATGGATGCGGTAACCTGATACGACGTCGGTCTGCAAAAATGAAATAGATAGATGAAGCTTTGGTACGGGTTGATGTCTTGTATACGCCACATTCCAATGTTGAATGAATGtccaaaaaagcaaaagtgATCATGCAATGAACCGTAAGTTTTGGGAAGGAAAACTGAGAATGACAAGGCGATATGCAAGTAAAACTTCCTGGTACAAGACCTGAGGTCGAAGACGGGAAAGAACGATCGCCCAAACACTATCTGATAGATTGATATCAACGTCAACGTTCCAAGAGGCATTGTTATATGAAAGGAGTCTAGTGCATACCTCTACAGCATGAAAGAACGCAGACACAAGCACCATACGATTGAATGCGCATATTATTCTCAACGAATTGGCAGGGAAATATTCGCATCGGCCTCAGCTGGGGTTTTCTTCCCATGCATGCACTAGAAAGTAGAGCCCAACGCCATGCAAAatttgaggaggatgtgttCCCCTTGGGCCTTGGATCAGATAACGACGATAAACCTCATTGTCCCATTTGTTGTGCGTCCGCCGGATTGCAGGTTGTAGCGAAGCTGGCTGATCGAGAAAGGTGAGTTTGATACCCACTCCACTAACTTGTGAGATTGCTACAGTCGTTTGTAAAATGAAATCCAGCTTGTGTTGCAGCACTCCTTAATAAAAAAGGTAGTTTGTAGACAGTGAGGTGTGGTGGTTTAATGAGTGACTTAGGTGCTACGGCCCGGCGATATTCCCCGACGCCTGGGAATACAAGTTGCATTTGGTTCAACTTGGCACATCTACTTTCAACTTAGATCTCATGTCCACATATAACACGTCTCGACATGATAATACTGGCTACTCTACAAAAGGCTATGGTCCATACGATCCAATACTTTGATAACACAGAGACGCACGGAACACGGTAGATCACCGTTTAGGATGCACACAAAGAAGCCTGTCTATCTCAGAAGTCCCGAGCTCCCTTGACATTTCCCAATGGTGTCGGTAAGAGTCGGTATGCTGGGACAAAAGTGTCACAAAATGTCCACGTTGGTGGGTATGTATTGCTGGGAAGACCTAAGGGAAATTACACGACAATTTAGATATAACCACGACACGATACAATATTGCAGATAGGCCCATCCCCAACACTCTTTCGCTACCCCACAACACAGAGACTTCAACCCCTATTGTCGAAGCTACATCCCAATTCGTTGACCCATACTTTTTACCGATGCCACCAAGGTCAACAATAATGCTCCAACAGATATCAAGTGTCGCAAGTCGTCAAATCTCCCAGATCTTGCGTCTTCCTCTACAAACCATCTGTTGCGCAAAAAGGATCACTCTATTGCGCCTTtatttcctctttctctctttccttttaAAGTGAAGGCAAACCCATCGCACATTGCAGATGAATTCATACCATCAAAATTCTTCGAGTACTGGCAAGGGACCGTTATTTACTACCAATGGTGTCAATTTTTCCGAAAATCCGTCATCGTTACGCGCCTTAACAACTTTCTCCTTTGCTTTGGCTTTCGGACCCCACCCCACCCTTCCTTCTTGCCATGGACCCGCTCCACTCAACGCGCATCCTCCTTCCTCTGCACATTTGCAAGTGCCTCCCAGAAAGTCAGGCAAATTCTCCGCATATATTAGGTCCAAAAGGACATCTTTATAGTCGCTTCCAAGCACGTCGACTTTCTGCGCAGTTTCTTTGGATAACCAAGGCTTTATCGCATTCCATATAATCGTGAATGAAGAAGGAGCATTGATGATGGCCAACTGGCCCATACTGGAGATACACCAAACCTAAACAGAGATATTggcgaggaagagggagcacGCACGTTTCTGGATAATAGTCTTGCGACATTTGGAAGGAACTTCTCACCAAGGATTTCATCTGCCAAAATGCACCTATCCTTTAACAACAAGTTCAGATTTCTCCGACATTATAATTCCCGCAGTGAACATACCCAAATCCTTTCAAATCAACTATCACAAATGTCGTTCCAATCGGTTTTCCTGCAGCTCTCGACGAAGCAGGGAGGATTTCCCTGGTGAGCTATGAAAAGCATTAGCCGTAAATACACCTCTGTATAACCCATGATTCGACTAACACATTCGGCATTAACGATCATGGTTTCCCAGTGTCTCTCTGGTGTGCACACTTTATATAGCTTTGTAAGGTCCATGCCGCCGAATACGTGAACATTCAGAGGGCGTCCTTGCTACAGACGATGTCAGTCATTTGCCAAAAAATGATTCTTTCATTGCTGACTTTGTCGGTCTAAAGGATTAATGATTTAGGGCATAAATAGACTCAAAGGAAGTTACAAGCGAACCTTGTGGAACCATAGTGGCCAACATTCAAATACTGCCTCACGTTCAGGATACTGTTAGACGTTCATCATTCTTTCCGATATCTCAAGAGAATCACAGAGCTCTGCTTACATCAAAGGGATCTGTTCTCTTGTAAAGCTCGTCTACTCCAACGCTGCCTACGGTCTTCCGCCAGTTTTGACATTCTCTAAACATCTTTTTCGAATGGGCTAAATCAAATTTGCGTGCTCTCAGAAATCGGCTGTCAAAATATATtgcagaaagaaaataagTATGACACCCTCTGTAGGATTTGGGGTTTAGTACTTACAGTAGGGTTTCATCGTCTGACCCTATGCTGTCCCCGTTGTGTAAGATGCCTTCTGCATACAGGCTCTCCCGGAAAGCTCTCAGGATTTCTAATTGTTTTGAATTCGACATTTCCTAATCGTGTAGGTGCAGATGGTAAAGCGTTGTCGGGTTTAACCTTCGTGTACGCTTGATTGTTAACGCAGATTAGTCGATTTGAACAATGCTTAATTGCCAGTACAGTACAAGAGGGAATCAAAGGGAACGGAGTATATGCCTCGAGTCCTGACACCGGGTACTGTAAAACGGCAGTCACCATTCGATTCGCCGTAATCATCGTTGCGATATCTGTGGGGCGTCATCACAATTGTGTCGAGATGACCGTTTGATGACAAATGATTTGATTCCGCCGGACCCTCCTGATCACGATCCTTGCTGGGGTCATCAACTGGTCATCAGATATCCAAATTATGGGACTTCCAGTTAAAGCCGTGTCTGTCCAGGAAGCAAAACCAGCATCGACCTTTTAGGGTCTTACATTGATAATCATCAAATGCTTGCATTCGATTTCATGTGCATCACAGTGATTTGTGACCTGAGATTCGCGGCAAGTTGCACGAGGCGGGAAAGGTACTTGCAGCATATTTGCATGTTTGTCTGGAAGTTTGGAAAGGTGCTTTACGTATTATTTCTGTCTCACAAGGATCAGGCTCTGCGGTCGCTCAACTAAAAACTTCCAAAGTATACAATAATGACCGGACAGCTCCGAGCCAAGTGTCGGGGACAACGCTTTCCTTCCAATGCCTAATGTTGCATTTAACACgctattattattattgagATCTTAAGCTGAGCGACTGTTGTAATTAAAGCAGGAATcggaggaaagaaaaaagaagtcCGGACACCAGATCATTTCGTCGATCTCGGGCGTCTGGTTCAAGGTAAACACGTATAATTTAATAGGCGCTGGGCTTAATGATGCTTTAAATGTTCTCCAGCGTTTATTTCACTGAATCAAACGTCATAGTTTGGCACTACACGTTTAATTGAAATGGACCGAGAGGCACTTGATCATccatcaattgattgttagtACGCCACACAATAATTGACGGACTAGTACTTAGGACAAACTTAGGACACCTATTCGTTCGTATCGAAGACAAATATTCTGCTGTTTTCTTCGACATAAGTGAGAGTGCGGCAGTGTAGTATACTGCGAGATGATGCAAACTCCAGTACAGAACGATTGTTCTGATTTACTATTCAAACTAGTACTAGTACTACTACCCAACATCTTTTCTGTTATGATCCGACATTTAATCTTCACTACAGTGGAAAGCTCATACAATTATAAATACAGCTGATACATAGATAGTTCGAAGTTTTCGGGAAGGAATTACAGAAGTATACATCAATGACGGTGGACAAGTGAAATGATTCGGAATACTTGTAGTTGACCCTACTACAGGAATCTGTTACCGGAGTGACCCCAGTACTGGCAGTGCCAGTAGTGGTGAATGATGTTGAAGAACTTCAGAATGAAATCAAGTTATcggattttttttctgaaaATCGCAGGTATTTCTTATCTTCTGAAGCTTGTTTAGCATTAGTCGAAGCGGAAGCTTTACAGGGCCTGGTCAGAAGCGACCGAAGCAGTCAGAACAGTCAGTCTAGCTCTGTGTAGCCCCATCAGGATTTCGTCACAGTGGCTGTGTAATGAAGACCCTCATTATTTGGCGCTTGCTTTGGCCTATAACACAGTATCGTAATACTTTACAAGCCAAGGTAtccttgctttgctttgcccCTGACCAACCAAAGCACATGTGCGCTACCAGATTCAGACAAAAAGCCGTTTACTCAGGCTCTGAAAGACAATGGTTAGATATCAGCAATTCAGGCCTCGAGAGCCAGACTCGGAGCAACCACGGAGGTCCTCCCCGGATAGAACGACTACCTTGGCAAAAATAGTGTATGATTCCGAAACGATTCCTTACTTCACAGGTCTACTTACAGTGATGATCAAGAAGCTTCGCCTCAAGTTTTGGTTTGAATAGGAAACTTGTAGACTTGTAGAGGGTTTGCAGTTTTGTCTGCATGTGGCGACAAACTTTGTTTGGCCGTAGGGTTTCGCACGATGGCGACATGGTCCTGCTCCAGGTGCGGGGGCTTGGGGGACTGCCCTTCCCTAGTCTATACTTGGCGGCCAGACAGAAGCCTGAAAGGCCAAAGGCACGCTGCAGGATCGGAATCAAGGTATAAGCGCATTTTGACGAAAATATGTAACGGGACGTAACTGGACTAGCCTCCAGGAGAGATCTTGGTCCGAATCGTCGATATGCGATCTCGTATACCCCAGTGGGTTCATACATAAGCATATCAATTTCATTTGAAATCCCCAGATCCCATTTggtctttctttcctttcacCCTCTCGT encodes:
- a CDS encoding Sec14 cytosolic factor, whose translation is MSNSKQLEILRAFRESLYAEGILHNGDSIGSDDETLLRFLRARKFDLAHSKKMFRECQNWRKTVGSVGVDELYKRTDPFDYPEREAVFECWPLWFHKTDKQGRPLNVHVFGGMDLTKLYKVCTPERHWETMIVNAECLTREILPASSRAAGKPIGTTFVIVDLKGFGIGAFWQMKSLVRSSFQMSQDYYPETMGQLAIINAPSSFTIIWNAIKPWLSKETAQKVDVLGSDYKDVLLDLIYAENLPDFLGGTCKCAEEGGCALSGAGPWQEGRVGWGPKAKAKEKVVKARNDDGFSEKLTPLVVNNGPLPVLEEF